The following proteins are co-located in the Pseudomonas antarctica genome:
- a CDS encoding FKBP-type peptidyl-prolyl cis-trans isomerase: protein MRNDELQITDIRVGAGKAVVKGALITTQYTGTLEDGTVFDSSWERGKPFQCVIGTGRVIKGWDQGLMGMQVGGVRTLCVPAHLAYGERSMGAHIKPNSNLRFEIELLEVLTRDD from the coding sequence ATGCGTAACGACGAACTCCAGATCACTGATATCCGCGTGGGCGCCGGCAAAGCCGTGGTCAAAGGTGCGCTGATTACCACCCAATACACCGGCACTTTGGAGGACGGCACGGTGTTCGATTCGTCCTGGGAACGCGGCAAGCCGTTCCAGTGTGTGATCGGCACCGGGCGCGTGATAAAGGGTTGGGACCAAGGCTTGATGGGCATGCAGGTCGGCGGTGTGCGCACGTTGTGTGTGCCCGCGCACCTGGCCTATGGCGAACGCTCGATGGGCGCGCATATCAAGCCCAACAGCAACTTGCGCTTTGAAATTGAGTTATTGGAAGTGCTGACGCGGGACGACTGA
- a CDS encoding GNAT family N-acetyltransferase, with the protein MDVDSPPLPDCSVAGIRVVELQVGDAAELQRFFEQAPDYFIAVNGEPALPTEAHEELQGHLPAGWRCSRMYWLGYRDADDQLVAAVNIAADLLAAGVWHIGLLLVHTRLHGTGLARQLHADLEAWAIGKGAQWLRLTVVIGNHKAERFWPRLGYVQVRRREGITMGRQVNSVSIQIKALTGGQVDEYLQRVGRDRPGSP; encoded by the coding sequence ATGGACGTTGATTCACCGCCGTTGCCGGATTGCTCCGTCGCGGGTATTCGAGTGGTTGAACTGCAGGTCGGCGATGCGGCTGAACTGCAGCGGTTTTTTGAGCAGGCGCCGGATTATTTCATCGCCGTCAACGGCGAGCCCGCTTTGCCGACTGAGGCGCACGAAGAGTTGCAGGGGCATTTGCCCGCAGGCTGGCGCTGCAGCCGGATGTACTGGTTGGGTTACCGCGATGCTGATGATCAATTGGTCGCAGCAGTGAACATTGCCGCCGACCTGTTGGCTGCCGGTGTGTGGCATATCGGGCTGTTGCTGGTGCACACGCGCTTGCATGGCACCGGGCTTGCGCGGCAGTTGCATGCGGATCTTGAGGCGTGGGCTATCGGCAAAGGTGCCCAGTGGTTGCGGTTGACCGTTGTCATCGGCAATCACAAGGCCGAGCGCTTTTGGCCCAGGCTTGGGTATGTGCAGGTACGACGTCGTGAAGGGATTACGATGGGGCGACAGGTCAATAGCGTGTCGATTCAAATCAAGGCGCTGACAGGCGGGCAGGTGGATGAGTACCTGCAGCGAGTCGGTCGGGATCGACCAGGCTCGCCGTAA
- a CDS encoding PLP-dependent aminotransferase family protein, with product MTLYLNLAEFISSRIEQGLYGPGERLPSVRTLSHEHGVSLTTVQQAYRVLECSGLAIPRPKSGYFVPANRRIAPLPQMGRPILRPVDISQWDMVQELMRFDENADIVQLGCGMPDITAPTLKPLLTAMARISRRSDNASLQYNRIQGVLALREQIARLSIDSGCRLNPADIVVTSGCQEALSTAIRAICSPGDIVAIASPSYHGMMQILKAADLKALEIPTDPVTGINLEALEMAMEQWPIKVIQLTANCNNPLGYIMPDERKLKLIRMAQRFDVPIIEDDIYGDLSHRYPRPRSLKSFDEDNRVLLCSSFSKTVAPGLRVGWIAPGRYLPQVLHMKYIGSGATATQPQLAVAEFIAKGNYLLHLRRMRKQYKRNGDLMSEWVNRYFPAGTRVSQPQGGFTLWVELPEEFDIYTLNQLLEAQDIQVANGNMFSAAGKYRNCIRLNFANAPTRKVEMAVLKVGQTISQLKQLETHGGQARQDGPTV from the coding sequence ATGACTCTTTATCTGAACCTCGCCGAATTTATCAGCAGCCGCATCGAGCAGGGCCTTTATGGCCCCGGCGAGCGCCTGCCCTCTGTGCGCACGCTCAGCCATGAGCACGGCGTCAGCCTGACGACCGTGCAACAGGCCTACCGTGTATTGGAATGTTCGGGGCTTGCGATACCACGCCCCAAGTCGGGCTACTTCGTGCCGGCCAACCGACGCATCGCGCCATTGCCACAAATGGGCCGGCCGATCCTGCGCCCGGTGGACATTTCCCAATGGGATATGGTCCAGGAGCTGATGCGCTTCGATGAGAACGCCGATATTGTTCAATTGGGATGTGGCATGCCGGACATCACCGCGCCCACGCTCAAGCCACTGCTGACGGCAATGGCACGCATCAGCCGGCGCAGTGATAACGCCAGCCTGCAGTACAACCGTATTCAGGGTGTATTGGCCTTGCGCGAGCAGATCGCAAGGCTGTCGATTGACTCGGGCTGCCGCCTGAACCCGGCCGATATCGTCGTCACCAGCGGTTGCCAGGAAGCCCTCTCCACCGCCATACGCGCGATTTGCTCGCCCGGCGACATTGTCGCCATTGCCTCGCCGAGCTATCACGGGATGATGCAGATCCTCAAGGCGGCCGACCTCAAGGCCTTGGAGATTCCCACCGACCCGGTGACGGGTATCAACCTGGAAGCCCTGGAAATGGCCATGGAGCAATGGCCGATCAAGGTTATCCAGTTGACCGCCAACTGTAATAACCCGTTGGGCTACATCATGCCTGACGAGCGCAAACTCAAACTGATACGCATGGCCCAGCGCTTCGACGTCCCGATCATAGAAGACGATATCTACGGTGACCTGTCGCACCGCTATCCGCGGCCGCGCTCACTCAAGTCCTTTGACGAGGACAATCGGGTGCTGCTGTGCAGTTCATTTTCCAAGACAGTGGCACCTGGCTTGCGGGTTGGCTGGATCGCACCAGGGCGCTATCTGCCACAGGTGCTGCACATGAAATACATTGGCTCCGGCGCCACGGCCACCCAGCCACAGCTGGCGGTTGCCGAATTCATCGCCAAGGGCAATTACCTCCTGCACCTGCGTCGAATGCGCAAACAATACAAACGCAATGGCGACCTGATGAGCGAGTGGGTCAACCGCTATTTCCCGGCGGGCACCCGCGTCAGCCAACCCCAGGGGGGCTTTACGCTCTGGGTCGAACTGCCCGAAGAGTTCGACATCTATACCCTCAACCAGCTGCTCGAAGCCCAGGACATACAAGTGGCGAACGGCAATATGTTCTCGGCAGCGGGAAAATACCGAAACTGCATCCGCCTGAACTTCGCCAATGCACCGACGCGCAAAGTCGAGATGGCGGTACTCAAGGTCGGGCAAACCATCAGCCAACTGAAGCAACTGGAAACGCACGGCGGCCAGGCCCGCCAGGATGGCCCAACCGTTTGA
- a CDS encoding SGNH/GDSL hydrolase family protein gives MTARMTLTPQMAEYEQKFTDGGEVRWLPYLMYFHPTDHRSFVVNTDSAGFRYSESLTTRYSVADGGQSSGPVRLLAGSSTVFGIGASADSQTLASRLTQNDPRGQHWLNFGGRSFNSTQELTLFTLNKHRLPKVDEIVLFSGFNNLGLARQPENYRGEYGAFFNCHQFFDALAPAEPASTSWSLSNLFGKAQEPERPAPQSMQEQIDYAANLTLQHLDIWRALAADMGAKLTFILQPLAGWVRETGSPEEQQLFAELDQAGNFTDVYGDILQTSVREAYAHRLRAGAQGMGVGFVDITPLLAEALGPDDWQFVDRIHFTDFGNDLVSKLILDVTR, from the coding sequence ATGACGGCAAGGATGACGCTCACACCGCAAATGGCCGAATATGAACAGAAGTTCACCGATGGTGGCGAGGTTCGTTGGTTACCTTATTTGATGTACTTTCACCCGACTGACCATCGCTCCTTCGTGGTCAATACCGATTCGGCAGGTTTTCGCTACTCGGAGTCGTTGACCACGCGCTACTCGGTGGCCGACGGCGGCCAAAGCAGTGGCCCGGTACGGTTGTTGGCGGGCAGCTCGACCGTATTCGGTATTGGCGCCAGTGCTGACAGCCAGACACTGGCGTCGCGCCTCACTCAAAACGACCCCCGTGGCCAGCACTGGCTCAATTTTGGCGGTCGCAGTTTCAACTCCACTCAAGAATTGACGCTGTTCACCCTTAATAAGCACCGTTTGCCGAAGGTGGACGAGATCGTGCTGTTTTCCGGTTTCAACAACCTCGGCCTGGCTCGGCAGCCCGAAAATTATCGCGGCGAGTATGGGGCGTTCTTCAATTGCCATCAGTTTTTCGACGCATTGGCCCCAGCGGAGCCGGCGTCCACTTCGTGGAGCCTGTCGAATCTGTTCGGCAAGGCCCAGGAGCCTGAGCGCCCGGCGCCGCAGTCGATGCAGGAACAGATTGACTACGCCGCCAACCTGACATTGCAGCACCTGGATATCTGGCGTGCCCTGGCCGCTGATATGGGCGCGAAGTTGACGTTCATCCTGCAACCCCTGGCCGGTTGGGTACGGGAAACCGGTAGCCCTGAGGAACAGCAATTGTTCGCCGAACTGGACCAGGCAGGAAACTTTACCGACGTGTACGGCGACATCCTGCAAACCTCAGTGCGTGAAGCCTACGCCCATCGGCTCCGGGCCGGGGCACAGGGCATGGGGGTCGGCTTTGTCGATATCACGCCTTTGCTGGCAGAGGCCCTGGGCCCGGACGACTGGCAGTTTGTTGACCGTATTCACTTCACCGACTTCGGCAATGACCTGGTTTCGAAACTTATTCTTGATGTCACTCGGTAA
- a CDS encoding iron-containing redox enzyme family protein has protein sequence MDGSVSTRMMEEGRWRELYRLALNPECFLEAAYLNRMLGSGEPTQLSQLSPRIDQWQVSQATAYASAAAAAAERNNTRAFAQALAIYSAPMASVLGCWLQGMSAPGVFEDPAQLRIMQLFAHDVGVGYPNASRAHHFKALLGQLQLTAYALAPEQLSTLPDLSDDAFELPALLLALSRRSDEFGDELCGIDWVLRAVGLCPGWAAMGQLDGVALEVRRLDLSESFPGMEPASLRQISQWVARQVALQSEERQARLMRGASWVFGALQRWNARLYNASLAATCPQQAMMQLVQRLARVGAVYHQNYLIEGRSLALWLGEAQTDPAPLLDVLSRSRLIVPGNAKKSLLVTSLVAPTGRMFRIFSEADLSVIRQWIDALPQLAGSQQLPRQPVDNVAIEARQTVGAEVSVGHWPQSLREAYFVLQGRALEASTLQFAHAYVSRWLARSQRSLKTSGRQLPEQWGTHVLRAWLLDKHDQHGQQFDNSDPAQMPSREEIIDSTLQLAPLTLIDGAWLQGFTDVGLASSHVGYSLFQTYWDELGNGIAALNHPKIYRDGLREMDFELAPTGSREFAEDPRLDEASFRLPVYWLCLGKLPVTFMPEILGMNLAMELSGVGGTYRSARRFLRHYGFSTAFVDLHNTIDNVSTGHSAWAADAIDAYMRPLATAEAVAEQWQRVRVGYESLAPMPSKWDSILSRLGLSSVGRVLPRTERATASNDYLHHLPITREVLTHVTDQ, from the coding sequence ATGGATGGCTCGGTTTCAACACGCATGATGGAAGAGGGCAGGTGGCGCGAGCTGTATCGCCTGGCGCTCAACCCTGAATGTTTTCTGGAGGCTGCGTACCTCAACCGTATGTTGGGCAGCGGTGAGCCAACGCAGCTGTCGCAGCTGTCGCCTCGGATCGACCAGTGGCAAGTGTCTCAGGCAACGGCATACGCCAGCGCTGCGGCAGCGGCCGCTGAACGCAACAACACCCGCGCCTTTGCCCAGGCGCTGGCCATTTACTCGGCGCCGATGGCCTCGGTGCTCGGCTGCTGGCTTCAGGGCATGAGTGCGCCTGGGGTTTTCGAAGACCCGGCACAGCTACGAATCATGCAATTGTTTGCCCATGACGTGGGCGTCGGTTACCCGAATGCGTCGCGGGCCCATCATTTCAAAGCGCTGCTGGGCCAGTTGCAACTGACGGCTTATGCCCTGGCGCCTGAGCAACTGTCGACGTTGCCGGACCTCAGTGACGACGCGTTTGAATTGCCCGCATTACTGTTGGCGCTGAGCCGTCGCAGTGATGAATTTGGTGATGAACTGTGCGGTATCGACTGGGTGTTGCGGGCAGTGGGGTTATGCCCCGGCTGGGCCGCGATGGGGCAACTCGACGGTGTGGCGCTGGAGGTGCGGCGCCTGGACCTGAGTGAGTCATTCCCTGGCATGGAGCCGGCATCGCTGCGCCAGATCAGCCAGTGGGTTGCGCGCCAGGTTGCCTTGCAAAGTGAGGAACGGCAGGCGCGGTTGATGCGTGGGGCCAGCTGGGTGTTTGGCGCGTTACAGCGCTGGAATGCTCGACTGTACAACGCGTCGTTGGCGGCCACTTGCCCGCAGCAGGCGATGATGCAGTTGGTGCAGCGCCTGGCCAGGGTCGGCGCGGTGTATCACCAGAACTACCTGATCGAAGGCCGTAGCCTGGCGCTCTGGCTTGGGGAGGCACAGACCGACCCTGCGCCCTTGCTGGATGTGCTGTCCCGCAGCCGCTTGATCGTCCCCGGCAACGCGAAAAAAAGCCTGTTGGTGACCAGCCTGGTGGCGCCGACGGGCCGCATGTTCCGCATTTTCAGTGAGGCGGATTTGAGCGTGATTCGCCAATGGATCGACGCGTTACCCCAGCTTGCCGGCAGTCAGCAGTTGCCTCGACAACCGGTCGATAACGTGGCCATTGAAGCCCGCCAAACCGTGGGCGCCGAGGTCAGTGTTGGCCATTGGCCCCAGAGTTTGCGCGAAGCGTATTTTGTCTTGCAGGGGCGGGCGCTGGAGGCCTCCACGCTGCAATTCGCTCACGCCTATGTGTCCCGTTGGCTGGCGCGTTCGCAGCGGTCGCTGAAAACCTCCGGGCGCCAGCTGCCCGAGCAGTGGGGCACCCATGTGCTGCGCGCCTGGTTGCTCGATAAGCATGACCAGCACGGCCAGCAGTTCGATAACAGCGACCCCGCGCAAATGCCGAGCCGTGAAGAAATCATTGATTCAACCCTGCAACTGGCGCCCTTGACGCTGATCGACGGTGCCTGGCTGCAAGGTTTTACCGATGTGGGTTTGGCGTCTTCCCATGTCGGCTACAGCTTGTTTCAGACGTATTGGGATGAGCTGGGCAACGGCATCGCTGCGCTCAATCATCCGAAGATCTACCGCGATGGCTTGCGCGAGATGGATTTCGAGCTGGCGCCAACCGGCAGCCGTGAATTTGCCGAGGACCCGCGCCTGGACGAGGCGTCCTTCCGCTTGCCGGTGTATTGGCTGTGCCTGGGGAAACTGCCGGTGACCTTTATGCCGGAAATTCTCGGCATGAACCTGGCGATGGAGTTATCCGGCGTGGGCGGTACTTATCGCTCTGCGCGACGTTTTCTGCGGCACTACGGTTTCAGCACCGCCTTCGTTGATCTGCATAACACCATCGACAACGTTTCCACCGGGCACTCAGCCTGGGCTGCCGATGCGATTGACGCTTACATGCGCCCATTGGCCACGGCTGAAGCCGTCGCCGAGCAATGGCAGCGCGTACGCGTGGGCTATGAATCACTGGCGCCGATGCCGAGCAAGTGGGACTCGATATTGAGTCGGCTGGGCCTGTCATCGGTGGGGCGCGTGTTACCGCGTACGGAGCGGGCAACGGCTTCAAATGACTATCTCCATCACCTGCCGATCACTCGGGAAGTGTTGACGCACGTGACCGATCAGTAA
- a CDS encoding LysE family translocator — protein MQILDYYAVALFVIATCVTPGPNNVMLMSSGANFGMGRTLRHVAGINIGFPLMVVAVGLGAGAIFRQYPSLHDGLQVIGAVYLLFLAYQIARSPTADLADKSGKPLGFTGAALFQWVNPKAWVMAVGAVLAYTSPLGGYTLQVFLIALLFFLFGTPCSMVWVFFGQYLRRFLTRPRHLKVFNIAMSLVLVVSLIPVIKSLPFAQGWF, from the coding sequence ATGCAGATTCTGGATTACTACGCGGTTGCATTGTTCGTGATCGCCACCTGCGTCACGCCGGGGCCGAACAACGTGATGTTGATGTCCTCGGGCGCCAACTTCGGAATGGGCCGCACCCTGCGCCACGTGGCCGGGATCAACATCGGCTTTCCGTTGATGGTGGTGGCGGTCGGCCTGGGCGCCGGCGCGATTTTTCGGCAGTACCCGAGCCTGCATGATGGGTTGCAAGTGATCGGGGCGGTGTACCTGCTGTTTCTGGCGTATCAGATCGCCCGCTCGCCCACCGCCGACCTGGCTGACAAGTCCGGCAAGCCCCTGGGGTTCACTGGCGCGGCGTTGTTTCAGTGGGTCAATCCGAAAGCCTGGGTCATGGCGGTGGGCGCGGTGTTGGCTTACACGTCGCCCCTGGGCGGCTACACCCTGCAGGTTTTTTTGATTGCACTGTTGTTCTTTTTGTTCGGCACACCGTGCTCGATGGTGTGGGTTTTTTTTGGGCAGTACCTGCGGCGCTTCTTGACGCGGCCGCGGCATTTGAAGGTCTTCAATATCGCCATGAGCCTGGTGCTGGTGGTGTCGTTGATACCGGTCATAAAAAGTCTGCCATTCGCTCAAGGATGGTTTTGA
- a CDS encoding carbamoyltransferase: protein MAMYVLGISAFYHDSAAALVKDGVPVAAAQEERFTRVRHDPAFPAQAIAYCLDAEGITLDDLEAVVYYEDPQEKFSRVMSSFASGGIGGARTFINAMPEWIRWKWNVLKFVDEQLEALGRGKAPRTQASRHHRSHAAAAFYPSPFENAAVLCIDGIGEWHSTTIWQGQGSSLELKNSISYPHSLGLLYSAMTYYCGFKVDSGEYKLMGLAPYGQPIYADKIRDELINIRPDGSFTLNMKYFEYLRGERMVGEAFEALFEGPIRQPESPISQRECDLAASIQKVTEEVVLGLATAAVKQTGQRNLCLAGGVALNCVANGVLSRSGRFDSIWIQPAAGDAGCALGAAMDHAVKRCGRPHLASSKSDAMSGSLLGPGFGDEEIAAFLLENQYPFIRYDDSGLYDQVASRLADGAVVGWFQGRMEFGPRALGARSILGDARNPQMQRTMNLKIKYRESFRPFAPAVLAEDAGNYFDICEKSPYMLMVAPVSDAIKTPQSLQEGGPERGLGSINNIRSQLPAVTHVDLSARVQTVTEENNAPFTYLLRSFKQRTGCSVLVNTSFNVRGEPIVCKPEEAYACFMRTEMDVLVLGRYVLERPGQPAFVESVDWRNEIPLD from the coding sequence ATGGCTATGTATGTTTTAGGGATATCTGCCTTCTATCACGACAGTGCTGCCGCCTTGGTCAAGGACGGTGTGCCCGTTGCTGCTGCTCAGGAAGAGCGCTTCACCCGTGTGCGTCACGATCCGGCATTCCCGGCCCAGGCGATTGCGTACTGCCTGGACGCCGAGGGGATTACCCTGGATGACCTGGAGGCTGTGGTCTATTACGAAGACCCTCAGGAGAAATTCTCCCGAGTGATGTCCTCCTTCGCCAGTGGCGGCATCGGCGGCGCCCGCACGTTTATCAATGCGATGCCGGAATGGATTCGTTGGAAGTGGAACGTGCTCAAGTTCGTCGATGAGCAGCTCGAGGCGCTGGGACGGGGCAAGGCGCCGCGCACCCAGGCGTCCCGGCATCACCGTTCTCACGCGGCCGCTGCGTTTTATCCCTCACCGTTCGAGAACGCCGCAGTGCTGTGCATCGACGGCATTGGCGAATGGCATTCGACGACCATCTGGCAAGGCCAGGGCTCCAGCCTTGAGCTGAAAAACTCGATTTCCTACCCGCATTCCCTGGGCCTGCTGTATTCGGCGATGACCTATTACTGTGGTTTCAAGGTCGATTCGGGGGAGTACAAATTGATGGGGTTGGCGCCGTATGGTCAACCCATCTATGCCGACAAGATTCGCGATGAACTGATCAATATCCGCCCCGACGGCTCGTTCACCTTGAACATGAAGTACTTCGAGTACCTGCGTGGTGAACGCATGGTCGGGGAGGCCTTCGAAGCGCTTTTCGAAGGGCCGATCCGCCAACCCGAAAGCCCGATATCGCAGCGTGAATGTGACCTCGCGGCGTCGATTCAAAAAGTCACCGAAGAGGTGGTCCTGGGGCTGGCGACGGCCGCCGTCAAGCAGACCGGCCAGCGCAATCTGTGCCTGGCCGGCGGGGTCGCATTGAACTGCGTGGCCAATGGCGTGCTTAGTCGCTCCGGGCGTTTTGACTCGATCTGGATCCAACCGGCAGCCGGGGATGCCGGTTGCGCCTTGGGTGCCGCGATGGATCATGCGGTCAAGCGCTGCGGCCGCCCGCACCTGGCCAGCAGCAAGTCGGACGCCATGAGCGGCAGCCTGTTGGGGCCGGGCTTCGGCGATGAAGAAATCGCCGCATTCCTGCTGGAAAACCAATACCCCTTCATTCGCTATGACGACAGCGGCCTGTATGACCAGGTCGCCAGCCGACTGGCCGATGGCGCTGTGGTGGGCTGGTTTCAGGGCCGTATGGAGTTTGGCCCGCGGGCCCTGGGCGCGCGCTCGATTCTCGGCGATGCGCGCAACCCGCAGATGCAACGCACGATGAACCTGAAGATCAAGTATCGCGAGTCGTTCCGCCCGTTTGCGCCAGCAGTACTGGCCGAGGACGCCGGGAATTATTTCGATATCTGTGAAAAAAGCCCCTACATGTTGATGGTCGCGCCCGTGTCGGACGCCATCAAAACCCCGCAATCGCTGCAAGAGGGTGGCCCGGAGCGTGGCTTGGGCAGCATCAACAATATTCGCTCGCAATTGCCGGCAGTAACCCATGTCGACCTGTCGGCGCGGGTGCAAACGGTGACCGAGGAAAACAACGCGCCGTTCACCTACCTGCTGCGCAGTTTCAAGCAGCGCACCGGGTGTTCGGTACTGGTCAATACCTCGTTCAACGTGCGTGGCGAGCCCATCGTGTGCAAGCCGGAGGAAGCGTATGCCTGCTTTATGCGCACGGAAATGGACGTTCTGGTACTCGGCCGTTACGTACTGGAGCGGCCGGGCCAGCCTGCCTTTGTTGAAAGCGTCGACTGGCGCAACGAAATCCCGCTGGACTGA
- a CDS encoding aspartate aminotransferase family protein: protein MSKVIYKNLNTSPILAVGGAGCWLEDAAGKRYLDTCGGVAVSSLGHGHPRIVAAFEREAKKLAWAHAGSFTTAAAEELAEHLVAGSGGLARAQFLSGGSEVMELAMKIAYQYQCERGLPDKSVFISRRQSYHGSTLGTLSISGNPQRQSVFGQLFPAAEFVSPCYAYRDQRHDETEEQYATRLAEELDQKIRALGSENVAAFFAETVVGSTSGAVPPVPGYFRKIKAVCERHDVLLILDEVMAGMGRTGQMFAYADDGIVPDMVAVGKGLAAGYMPISALLISEQVHSVMARGSGVLGNGQTHVNHPLACAIALEVQQVIVEDELLARVRQRGEQLRSWLKESLSDLDTVGDVRGRGLFVGVEFVQDRATKAPFKGGGAYAAALKQEALARGLLIYPGSGTVQGVQGNHVLFAPPFITREDELAQMVERFSAVVRAVAH from the coding sequence ATGTCAAAGGTGATTTACAAAAACCTCAATACCTCACCGATTCTTGCGGTGGGTGGCGCCGGGTGCTGGCTGGAGGATGCGGCGGGTAAACGCTACCTCGACACCTGTGGGGGTGTCGCGGTGTCGAGCCTGGGCCATGGCCACCCGCGCATCGTTGCGGCGTTCGAGCGGGAGGCGAAAAAACTCGCCTGGGCCCATGCCGGCAGTTTCACCACGGCGGCAGCGGAGGAACTGGCTGAACACCTGGTGGCCGGCAGCGGCGGCCTGGCGCGAGCGCAGTTTTTGTCGGGAGGCTCGGAGGTGATGGAGTTGGCGATGAAAATCGCCTACCAGTACCAGTGCGAGCGGGGGCTGCCGGATAAGTCGGTGTTTATTTCCCGGCGCCAGAGCTATCACGGCAGCACCCTGGGCACCCTGAGCATTTCCGGTAACCCGCAGCGTCAGTCGGTGTTTGGCCAGTTGTTCCCGGCGGCCGAGTTCGTGTCGCCGTGTTACGCCTACCGTGATCAGCGGCACGACGAAACTGAAGAGCAGTATGCAACCCGCCTGGCCGAAGAACTGGACCAGAAAATCCGCGCCTTGGGCAGCGAAAATGTCGCGGCGTTTTTCGCCGAAACCGTGGTGGGTTCGACCAGCGGCGCTGTTCCCCCGGTGCCGGGTTACTTTCGCAAAATCAAGGCGGTCTGCGAGCGTCACGATGTGCTGTTGATTCTCGATGAGGTGATGGCCGGGATGGGGCGCACCGGCCAGATGTTCGCGTATGCCGACGACGGCATCGTGCCGGACATGGTCGCCGTGGGCAAAGGCCTGGCGGCCGGTTACATGCCGATTTCAGCGCTGCTCATCAGTGAACAGGTGCATTCGGTGATGGCGCGGGGCTCGGGCGTATTGGGCAACGGCCAAACCCATGTCAACCATCCACTGGCCTGTGCCATCGCCCTGGAGGTGCAGCAGGTCATCGTTGAAGACGAACTGTTGGCCCGGGTGCGCCAGCGCGGCGAGCAGCTGCGCAGTTGGCTCAAGGAAAGCCTGAGTGACCTGGATACCGTTGGCGATGTGCGCGGGCGAGGGTTGTTTGTCGGGGTTGAATTTGTGCAAGACCGCGCCACCAAGGCGCCGTTCAAGGGCGGTGGTGCGTATGCGGCAGCGCTCAAGCAAGAGGCCTTGGCACGCGGCCTGCTGATCTACCCGGGCAGTGGCACCGTGCAGGGCGTACAAGGCAATCATGTGCTGTTTGCACCGCCATTTATCACCCGTGAAGACGAGCTGGCGCAAATGGTTGAACGGTTCAGTGCGGTGGTGCGGGCCGTGGCTCATTAG
- a CDS encoding formyltransferase family protein — translation MQTIEPCKDKVLLSVCTMDWCDHGVEFAKTVFSNLEVFCWDPGDPYPYHLDNWEGDWIISYRGDFIFPESIYKNARKGAINLHPAPPKYRGLGSQHYAIYYNDETYGSTCHHLAPSVDSGQIINVARFNVAPAETASSLRLHVGAYCLQQFIHLLTDYILVGRPLPVSPENWGERLYKQSELKPWMEQIRAQEPDHRCFK, via the coding sequence ATGCAGACAATCGAGCCGTGCAAGGACAAAGTCCTGCTGTCGGTGTGCACCATGGACTGGTGCGATCATGGGGTGGAATTCGCCAAGACCGTGTTCTCCAACCTTGAGGTGTTTTGTTGGGACCCGGGTGATCCTTACCCTTATCACCTGGATAATTGGGAAGGCGACTGGATCATTTCCTACCGTGGCGATTTCATCTTCCCAGAGAGCATTTATAAAAATGCGCGCAAGGGTGCGATCAATCTGCACCCAGCGCCGCCCAAGTATCGCGGGCTGGGCAGTCAGCATTACGCAATTTACTACAACGATGAAACCTACGGCTCGACGTGCCACCACCTTGCGCCGTCGGTCGACAGTGGCCAGATCATCAATGTTGCGCGCTTCAATGTAGCGCCCGCCGAGACGGCATCGTCCCTGCGCCTGCATGTCGGGGCCTATTGCTTGCAGCAGTTTATTCATCTGCTGACCGACTACATCCTGGTGGGGCGACCGTTGCCGGTCTCGCCGGAGAACTGGGGGGAGCGGTTGTACAAACAATCGGAACTCAAACCCTGGATGGAGCAGATTCGTGCCCAAGAGCCGGATCATCGTTGTTTCAAGTAG
- a CDS encoding LysE family translocator: MFEFSSFVAALGVYVIGTASPGPGNLAIANTSLNYGRTPGLALAAGVISGSLCWGAMTAAGVSALLMSNTQILLWLKVLGACYLFFLAWKSIRGALAHNATMVARVREKQTRNLGFYLQGLGIHLTNPKAALTWFTVTTVGLSANAPAWTSFVLVAGCALLGFLIFCTYALVFSAHSAEPFFTRTRKSFGLICGAFYSFVAIGFLSSLL; the protein is encoded by the coding sequence ATGTTCGAGTTTTCGAGTTTCGTGGCGGCACTGGGCGTCTACGTGATCGGCACCGCCAGCCCTGGGCCTGGCAATCTGGCGATCGCCAATACCTCCCTCAATTACGGGCGTACGCCAGGCCTGGCCTTGGCGGCCGGGGTTATTTCCGGGTCGCTGTGCTGGGGTGCGATGACCGCTGCCGGTGTCTCGGCGTTGTTGATGTCCAACACCCAGATCCTGCTGTGGCTGAAGGTACTGGGTGCGTGCTACTTGTTCTTCCTCGCCTGGAAGTCCATCCGTGGCGCACTGGCTCACAACGCCACCATGGTGGCACGGGTGCGGGAAAAACAGACCCGAAACCTGGGGTTCTATTTGCAGGGGCTGGGCATTCACTTGACCAACCCCAAGGCGGCCTTGACCTGGTTCACCGTGACCACCGTCGGGCTTAGCGCCAATGCGCCGGCCTGGACCAGTTTTGTGCTGGTGGCGGGCTGTGCGCTGTTGGGGTTTCTGATTTTTTGTACCTACGCCCTGGTATTTTCCGCCCATTCGGCGGAACCGTTTTTCACGCGGACGCGTAAATCATTCGGCCTGATTTGCGGCGCCTTCTATTCATTCGTTGCCATAGGCTTTCTCAGTTCACTGTTGTGA